A genomic stretch from Bacteroidales bacterium includes:
- a CDS encoding tetratricopeptide repeat protein, whose amino-acid sequence MNRIKYFATLTTWWFLAWASDPVKLVDSGIAAYAGKKYDVAIEKFIHVLQMGYGSSQLYYNLGNAYYRMKDYPRALWCYEKALLWDASFSDARYNYDMVQKQLFSDKTSKPPYLTTVILKKSYELLPLKAWAIISVVFFVLVSIFFLIFFFSQSKGLRRLFFLISFLLFFFWVVSLVMTGYGYRQIYRNSYGFVVDNTLVLKSEPIEDAIAIGNVKPGLKVRILKEKDNFYYIETPDGMKGWIKKGNLLLLRSIVPIPQ is encoded by the coding sequence ATGAATAGAATCAAGTATTTCGCTACTTTAACAACGTGGTGGTTTTTGGCATGGGCTTCTGATCCTGTAAAACTAGTGGATTCTGGTATAGCTGCTTATGCTGGGAAAAAATATGATGTTGCTATAGAAAAATTTATTCATGTGCTTCAAATGGGGTATGGAAGTAGTCAACTGTATTACAATTTGGGCAATGCATATTATCGTATGAAAGACTACCCGCGTGCTCTTTGGTGTTATGAAAAAGCTCTTCTGTGGGATGCTTCTTTTTCAGACGCCCGTTACAATTATGACATGGTACAGAAACAACTTTTTTCCGATAAGACCAGCAAACCACCATATCTCACAACGGTAATTTTAAAGAAGTCATACGAGCTTTTGCCGTTGAAGGCATGGGCTATTATTTCTGTAGTGTTTTTCGTACTTGTTTCGATTTTCTTTTTAATTTTTTTCTTTTCTCAAAGTAAGGGACTGAGGCGTTTGTTCTTTTTGATTTCTTTTCTTTTGTTTTTTTTCTGGGTCGTATCGTTGGTTATGACAGGATATGGTTATCGTCAGATATATCGTAATTCATATGGATTTGTAGTGGATAATACACTGGTTTTAAAAAGTGAACCAATTGAGGATGCAATTGCCATTGGCAATGTAAAGCCTGGTTTAAAGGTTAGAATTCTTAAAGAAAAAGATAATTTTTATTATATTGAAACCCCTGATGGAATGAAAGGTTGGATTAAGAAGGGGAATCTTTTATTGTTAAGGTCTATTGTTCCAATTCCTCAATGA